Within the Gossypium raimondii isolate GPD5lz chromosome 12, ASM2569854v1, whole genome shotgun sequence genome, the region TCTTCGACTTTATTATtacctttgtctaacctcggattctgttcttcttgatctataatagcaaatttaatttatttaatactcacattcatcaaaacagtcctcgactctaactttggcaaatttatgattttgcccctaaacttttacataattacactttttccccaaagctcggaaattaaacttcatctcttattcttatgttttataacatgctgaaaatttttcctttctatgacaacatcaaattcttactctaacacttacttatgaacattaggtattttttcagattatgtcaatatactggttttcacttaaaatcgactagaaaaagttgtttaacataatttctagctttatattctactatgaaacatcaaaataaacatatttcacctatgggtatttttccaaatatgaaccctaggttaaattattgctaaattaagctaccgggattccaaaaacgtaaagaacattaaaaacgagacttgAAATCAtgtactatgagcttgagaaagtgaagaaaccctagctgtGGCTTCTTTCAAATTTCAGCAGCAAGCAAAGATGATGAAtacaatttttacatctttttcccttttaattctatttatttactaaatgactaaaatgcccttactaaaaaaatcctatttcacttatctcatgtccatttttgtccatcactaactaatggcctaattaccatataagaacccctaatttataattccataacaattaaatacctttaacatataaaagtcaacttttacactttttacaatttagtccttttggctaaattgagtgcccaaacgtcaaaatttttgaacgaaattttcacgaaatctttccgtgaaattgtaggccataaaatattgtaaaaatatattttttctcatcggatttgtggtcccaaaaccactgtttcgactaggccctaaatcgggatgttacatttctccctctttttagggattttcgtctccgaaaatcttacctgtgaagagatttgggtactgttttcGCATGGCCTCTTCGGGCTCCCATGTTGCCTCATCAAccccatgcctattccataatactttcacaagtgcaatacttttgttccttagttgcttaATCTATCGATCAAGAATCTTTACCGGTTCTTCAACATATGTCATGTCTtgctgaatctcaacctctgtcgGTGATATCACATGTGACGGATCGGAACGGTAAcgacgtaacatagacacatggaatacattatgaatcttctccAACTCAGTTagcaaagctaaccgatatgctaaggGTCCAATTCTTTCAGTCGCCTCAAACGGTCCATtgaaacgtggacttagtttgcctttcttgccaaatctgaaaattttcttccacggggatactttcaaaaacaccttatcaccaacttgatactcgatctcttttcttttttaaattttcataagacttctgtctatcTGAAGCTACTTTTAAACAATCTCTgataacttttactttctcttccgtttctttgactaaatcaaccccgtaaatctgattttccttaagctctgtccaatacaaaggcgtacgacatttacgtccatacaaagcttcataaggtgccataTTCAAACTCGATCTAACttttattataggcaaactctaccaacggtaaatatttctcccaactgccttgaaattctaaaacaaaacACCTGAGCATATTTTCAAGTAActgaataactctctctgagtgaccatcggtctgaggatgaaaaGTTGTACTGAAATTTAactttgtacccaaagcttcctgcaatttcctccaaaaccgtgaagtaaatctcggatctctgcCTGAGATAATTGATAACGGtactccatgtagtctaactatctctgaaacatacaattcagcaaacttgtcaagtgaataatccatacgaacttgaataaaatgagctgacttcgTTAGCTTATCAATTACAACCCATattgcatttttctttttcggtgtCAATGGTAATCCTgctacaaaatccatggtaactcggtcccatttccactcaggaactaacaCAAGCTGtaataaacctgaaggtacttgatgttcagcCTTCACCTATTGACagatcaagcatctagaaacaaattctgaaatatctcttttcattcctgcccaccagtacattttctttagatcattatacatctttgtactacctggatgaatagacaaagaactgctatgtgcttcctgtaagatcttccgaataagctcatcattctttggCACACATAATCTGTCTCTAAACATCAAATAACAGTTAGAACCAATCTGAAAATCTGACTCTACACCCGATTCGCATTGAGCTCTTTTAACTTGCAACTCACtgtcatttttctgagcttcatagatttcttcaagaaatatcaatttagccctcaactcagctaaaatggaACCGTCATTTGATAAAGCCAAActggtattcaaagctctcaatgcagataaagattttctactcaaggcattAGCAACAACATTTGCCTTACCCGGGTGGTAGTCAatcactaactcataatctttaatcaactctagccatTTTCTTTGCCTCAtgttcaaatctttctgagtcatcaagtacttcaagcttttatggtcagtaaatattcggcacttctcaccatacaagtaatgtcaccaaatcttcaacgcaaatacaatggcagccagctctaaatcatgcgtcagATAGTTTTTCTCATTTGGCTTTAACTGTCTTGAAGCATATGCGATTACTTTATCttcctgcataagtacacaacccaatccgttcaaggatgcatcactgtaaatcacaaattctttaccctgTTCTGGTTGTACTAAAACAAGAGCTTCggtcaacaatgcctttaacttgtcaaaactctgctgacacttttcagtccattcaaacttgacttCTCTCAGCAACAACCTTGTTAAAGGGGTATCTGTCATggaaaattcctttacaaatcATCTGTAATAACCAACTAATCCAAGAAAGCTTTTGACCTCTGATACATTTTTAGGAGGCTTCTAattaacaattgctgaaattttaatcggatcaactttaataccatcacctgagacaatgtgtccaaggaatccaACTTCCCAAAGCTAgaactcacttttactaaacttggcataaagcttattatctctcaaaatctgtaaaaaggttctcaaatgctcggcatgCTCAATCTCATCacgagaataaatcagaatatcatcaatgaacacaactaCAAATTTATCTAAGTAAGGTCTGAAAATTCGATTCATTAAGTCCATAAAAAcagcaggagcattagtcaatccaaatggcatcacaagaagctcatagtgaccatacctagtccaGAAAGTAGTCTTcggaacatctgactctttaaccctcaactgataataaccgGATCTCAAGTCTATCTTGGAAAACACAGTAGCtcctttcaactggtcaaacagatcatcaattctaggtagtggatattttttctttatagttaccttattaAGCTGCCTGTAATCTATGCATAATCTCATTGAactgtctttctttttcacaaaaagtaCTGGTGCGCCCCacggagaacaactaggccttgcaaaacctttatcagttaattcctgcaactgagctttcaattctttcaattccaaaggggtcattctataaggagcaatagaaatggGAGTTGTACCTAGaaccaactcaataccaaattcaacttctctaacaGGAGGCAAACCTGCCAATTCTTCCGGGAACACATCTAAATACTCACGTACCACTggcattaattcaattttcaactctggatctttagtgttcaatacaaaatcaagataagcttcacacccttttctcaaacatttctgagcagacataacagaaatcataGCGAGAGAACAATCTGACTCATCTGAATCAACCCGGATAATATCactattttcacatttcaactcaatgtatttctttctgCAATTTACTATTACATCATGGGCAGTCAACCAATtcataccaagaatcacatcaaactcatcaaacgATAATAGCATGAGATCGGCCAGAAAACAGTAacctctaatcatcaaagggCAACCCTTACATACTTTATCTACTAACACACACtggcctaatggatttgatactttaattacaaattcagtggattctataggcatgttcatactaggcatcaatctcatacaaacataagaatgagtcgaacccggatcaattaaagcaataacattagcatcatagagagaaaatgtacccgtaatcacatcAGGGGAGGATACCTCTTCTcgagcacgaatagcatatgttcttgagggtgctctaacatctgatctaGCTACTGAGTCTCTAGACATACCCCTGTTGCTTGATCCAACTCTCAGGTTCCTTTGTGATCTGCCTCTAGTAGGAGCATTTCCTGATCTCGCACTCagtattacttctcttttagTTATTTCgggacaatcccgaataaagtgATCTGGTACACCACATCTGAAACaggcattttcatttgctctacACTCTCCAGAATGACGTCTACCGCATTGGGAACATTCTGGCCTAGTGGGTCGAGTACTGCCCGTTCTTACAGCTGCAGTAGTTTGAGCTCTAGAACCCTTAAATCTTCTATCTCTACCTCGACTAGAATATCTGGTTGGAAAATTTGATCCACTAGggaactctctaggcctcttggaAGTAGACTGGAATGATCTGCTCATCTGCCTTTCTTCGTGTCTTGCgcttcaatttcaactttgcccttttctttttcttttaacaaatcctCTGCTTTACAGGCTCTCTCaaccagaacaacaaactctctaaTTTCTAAAACACCCACTGACAGTCGGATATCATCATTAAGCtcatcttcaaatctcttgcacataTTGGCTTCACTGGACACAAATTCCCGAGCATATTTACTGAGTCTAATAAATTCATGTTCACACTCGGTCGcagtcatcttaccttgttttaactcaaggaattcttttcttttctgatcCATAAATCTCTGAATGATGTACTTCTtacggaactcctcctgaaagaaattcCAAGTAACCCTCTCACTAGGTACCACTAACataagagtcttccaccaatgataagcAGAATTTCTAAgaagtgagacaacacacttcatacattcttcaggtgtacaagataattcatcaaaaactctaatagtattctcgagccaaaattctgcTTTTTCTGCATCATCGTCTTTAGTAGCCTGAAATTCTTCAGCCCCTtgttttctgatcttatcaactggtggcctTTCCCTGATAACTATACCTACAGCTGGAGAAGCTACATGGGGAAATtgagaatcatgagggggtggaggtctaacagccAGATTCGTGCGAACGAACTCgtaaaccaatcattcatagcttggaaaaaggcttctcgagcccctcCTCCCTGACTAACTGAAATAggcctttcactaacattaacatctggtggcaccgtcccttctgcAGGAGCAGGCacattactctctacttcatctgtaccagctcgttcgggatccataactataaaagaaaacatttcaaaaccgtcaagagtcgtcacactatcaaaatatataagtatggatgtatagctagactctttTTCATACTGAATATTCTGAGAACATACTAAAcctactctgataccaataaaacaaaacaccccttacccgagactatttccggagtcgagcatgaggcgttacttgacttaacttaaaagttcagggcataaaattttacttttgaaattaatttcactattcacaacaaagctgtccacctgcgcagcagttactaaatcaattataactcaagctacgaaactcaaaatttagatccataaattttcccagaaactagactcatatatattttttccataaaattttaagaatttttcatttatccaattagtacagtttattagttaaagtctcccctgtttcactgatcgactatcctgacctctcatcactaaaatttaattatctcattgtaaagacttcatatggtgtttccacttatttctacagaaaatagacttaataaggaatctatacatataaattaaaactcataaatatttttgtagagtttttaatgattttccaaaatctaaacaggggattccaaaaaccactttgaccttgtctaactaaaatgtaaatatctCGAATACATAGTTCCTttgtctacaccgttatttttcaatgaaaatagactcaataagatttaattctatatctcatccatcctctaattcattttctactatccttggtgatttttcaaaatcacatcactaccgctgtctcaaaactgattcactacaaatttttactttttcatgatttctatgcataatttatcacctagacatttataacaacaaacaccttcatacttagccattttaaaaactattcatcatcaaatatttacatatcatcttttggtcataatttaagaatatacaatcaaAATGACCATGTCCCTATAAATGtcatagctcaaaacatttatcgtcttaaaataccgagttgtggtggttgatagtgtgagcactctccgacgtcttcaagatcccgactatacttgataatactatatgaaagaaaaagaaataaaagaagcaagcataaagcttagtaagtttacaagtaaataaataacaacatttaacataaataatgatatgcaagtaggggtgagcaaaactcgattcgactcgaaaaaaatcgaaaaaaattcaaatttcgagttaaacgaatcgagttattcgagttattcgaatcaactcgaatttttttttcaaatttcaagttcgaatcgagttgagttttcgaattcgaataactcgaataattcgaataattcgaatatcaaactataatattttacagttttaccccaaactcccaaacctttttatgtttccctcaaaacttttactccttcccactttccccccaaaacttttactcccctcccaaccccccatctacccaaaatccatttcccaccaaaattttactctcccatttactttttctcaaaattttactccctaaaaccctcaaaacattttattttccctcaaaatttttgctccctcccacttttcccctaaaaattttattcccttcccatcccacctctcatctatcccaaacccttcccccatccaattttttttaatattttccctccaaaattttactccctctatttactttccctcaaacttttattccccaaaacattttatttttcccctaaacttttacttctcaccctttactctcaaataaaaaattaaaattatccaaaaaaaaatcactaaacataaatagtaataattttatttttatctactatttatattattaaattaaatttcacatttgatattatttatattattgaattgtttagtcatattgaatatttatattaaaattgaattattaattatgccataaaatattcgtgttaaaattttatattggtatcaattttgcattttatttttaaaataatttttattaaaaatcatatttttacatttaatatatttttaattccaaaataaacaactaagtaagcaaagaagctaatcaagtatataaaaaattaataaataaattatgaggtgatgaaagttaataaaaattttgattaaggtggacaaattttattatgatgggtacaatgacccaaaattatttcttaaaatttaactcgaacaaatatattcgattcgattcaattcgaattccatctcactcgactcgattcgagaaaacttcaaataaagttaggatgataaaatgagattcgaaaactcgattaactcaaaaaaaagttattcgattcgatcgaatgctcacccctatatgcaagtatcatgttcttaagttttctctttacttactctcattcacttgtttacttacttaccTGCTTAGATAGCTTAAGAttacaacttactcttctcttgctgaaatattggttctcactaataacataatatattcttaactcttataactcacctgaagttgctaattatacttttacttgaacttccatagaatataatctgttttctagcccgttgagccacattggaataataaggatacttgggtctcatgtctgataataacatgccaaagccatgtcccagacatgatcttgcatgggatgtttcctgtactgccaatgccatatcccagatatggtcttccATGAGAGTTATCATATCGGTGCctatgccatgtcccagacatggtcttacgtgggacctctcatctcggtgccaacgccatgtcccagacatggtcttacatgggacctctcataatctcaatgatgccaatgtcatgtcccagacatggtcttacatgggatctctttacccaaatgtcatgacatttgtatccgatacattcctaatgtttcaacgggactttttaatactaattctctatcgtctcatatttgagtcaacattaaataatttcataaaataaatacataattgctagAAAATagaaacattaataataattattgaaatattgtatttatttaccgtaaacttacctcggtacaaaatatagccaaatccacccacttagtcttcaaccttattctttcatttgtctaacctcgaattccgttcttcttgatctataatagcaaatttaatttatttaatactcacattcatcaaaacagtcctcgactctaactttagaaaaattacaattttgcccctaaacttttacataattgcactttttccccaaagctcggaaattaaacttcatctcttattcttatgtcttataacatgctgaatatttttccattctatgacaacatcaaattcttactctaacacttacttatgaacattaggtattttttccgattatgtcaatatactcgttttcacttaaaatcaactagcaaaagttgtttaacataatttctagcttcatattctacaataaaacatcaaaataaacatatttcacctatgggtatttttccaaatatgaaccctaagttaaattattactaaaataagctaaattaagctatagggattccaaaaacgtaaagaacattaaaaacgggacttgaaatcacttactatgagcttgagaaagtaaagaaac harbors:
- the LOC105762008 gene encoding uncharacterized protein LOC105762008, which codes for MKCVVSLLRNSAYHWWKTLMLVVPSERVTWNFFQEEFRKKYIIQRFMDQKRKEFLELKQGKMTATECEHEFIRLSKYAREFVSSEANMCKRFEDELNDDIRLSVGVLEIREFVVLVERACKAEDLLKEKEKGKVEIEAQDTKKGR